In one window of Canis aureus isolate CA01 chromosome 25, VMU_Caureus_v.1.0, whole genome shotgun sequence DNA:
- the TNFRSF1A gene encoding tumor necrosis factor receptor superfamily member 1A isoform X1 — MGLPTVPGLLLPLVLLALLLEIYPISVTALVPHPRNRVKRAILCPQGKYIHPQNDSICCTKCHKGTYLYNDCPGPGLDTDCRECENGTFTASENHLRQCLSCSKCRKEMNQVEISPCTVYQDTVCGCRKNQYRFYWSETLFQCSNCSLCLNGTVQISCQEKQNTICTCHAGFFLREHECVSCVNCKKNTECGKLCLPPVETVKVPQDPGSTVLLPLVILFGICVLSFSIGLMCRYQRQKPRLFSIVCGKPTPTKEGEPESRASVPGFSPTTGFSPVPNPTCTPRSILTPSPTFTPTDWPNGRAAPVSREMAPPCQGAGPILTSAPASTPIPTPVQKWEDGTAAPRTEADPADPATLYAVVDGVPPSRWKEFVRRLGLSEHEIERLELQNGRCLREAHYSMLAAWRRRTPRREATLELLGRVLREMELLGCLEDIEEALCAPAALSPAPRLPR; from the exons GTGCTCCTGGCTCTGTTGTTGGAAATATACCCCATAAGCGTTACTGCACTTGTTCCTCACCCCCGGAACAGGGTGAAGAGAGCTATTCTGTGTCCCCAGGGAAAATATATTCACCCTCAAAACGATTCCATTTGCTGTACGAAGTGCCACAAAG GGACCTACCTGTACAATGACTGTCCAGGCCCAGGGCTGGACACAGACTGCAGGGAATGTGAAAACGGAACTTTTACAGCTTCAGAGAACCACCTCAGACAATGTCTTAGCTGCTCCAAATGCCGAAAAG AAATGAACCAGGTGGAGATTTCTCCTTGTACTGTGTACCAGGACACGGTGTGTGGCTGCAGGAAGAACCAGTACCGGTTTTATTGGAGTGAAACCCTTTTCCAGTGCAGTAACTGCAGCCTCTGCCTCAATGGCACGGTGCAGATCTCCT GCCAAGAGAAGCAGAACACCATATGCACCTGCCACGCGGGGTTCTTTCTAAGAGAGCATGAATGCGTCTCTTGTGTGAA CTGTAAGAAAAACACAGAGTGCGGGAAGTTGTGCCTACCCCCCGTGGAAACAGTCAAGGTCCCCCAGGACCCAG GCTCCACGGTGCTGTTGCCCCTGGTGATCCTCTTTGGTATTTGCGTTTTATCCTTCTCCATCGGTTTAATGTGTCGCTACCAACGGCAGAAGCCCAGGCTCTTCTCCATTG tttgtgGGAAACCAACACCGACGAAAGAG GGGGAGCCTGAGTCCCGGGCCTCAGTTCCGGGCTTCAGTCCCACCACGGGCTTCAGTCCCGTCCCCaaccccacctgcacccccaggtCCATCCTCACCCCCAGTCCCACCTTCACCCCTACTGACTGGCCTAACGGCAGGGCTGCACCAGTCTCCAGAGAGATGGCCCCACCGTGCCAGGGGGCTGGCCCCATCCTCACCTCGGCTCcagcctccacccccatccccacccctgttCAGAAGTGGGAGGACGGCACCGCCGCTCCGCGCACAGAAG cgGACCCCGCGGACCCCGCGACGCTGTATGCGGTGGTGGACGGCGTGCCCCCGTCGCGCTGGAAGGAGTTCGTGCGGCGGCTGGGGCTGAGCGAGCACGAGATCGAGCGGCTGGAGCTGCAGAACGGGCGCTGCCTGCGGGAGGCGCACTACAGCATGCTGGCGGCCTGGCGGCGGCGCACCCCGCGGCGCGAGGCCACGCTGGAGCTGCTGGGCCGCGTGCTCCGCGAGATGGAGCTGCTCGGCTGCCTGGAGGACATCGAGGAGGCGCTGTGTGCCCCCGCCGCCCTCTCGCCGGCGCCCCGCCTCCCTCGATGA
- the TNFRSF1A gene encoding tumor necrosis factor receptor superfamily member 1A isoform X3, protein MGLPTVPGLLLPLVLLALLLEIYPISVTALVPHPRNRVKRAILCPQGKYIHPQNDSICCTKCHKGTYLYNDCPGPGLDTDCRECENGTFTASENHLRQCLSCSKCRKGQEKQNTICTCHAGFFLREHECVSCVNCKKNTECGKLCLPPVETVKVPQDPGSTVLLPLVILFGICVLSFSIGLMCRYQRQKPRLFSIVCGKPTPTKEGEPESRASVPGFSPTTGFSPVPNPTCTPRSILTPSPTFTPTDWPNGRAAPVSREMAPPCQGAGPILTSAPASTPIPTPVQKWEDGTAAPRTEADPADPATLYAVVDGVPPSRWKEFVRRLGLSEHEIERLELQNGRCLREAHYSMLAAWRRRTPRREATLELLGRVLREMELLGCLEDIEEALCAPAALSPAPRLPR, encoded by the exons GTGCTCCTGGCTCTGTTGTTGGAAATATACCCCATAAGCGTTACTGCACTTGTTCCTCACCCCCGGAACAGGGTGAAGAGAGCTATTCTGTGTCCCCAGGGAAAATATATTCACCCTCAAAACGATTCCATTTGCTGTACGAAGTGCCACAAAG GGACCTACCTGTACAATGACTGTCCAGGCCCAGGGCTGGACACAGACTGCAGGGAATGTGAAAACGGAACTTTTACAGCTTCAGAGAACCACCTCAGACAATGTCTTAGCTGCTCCAAATGCCGAAAAG GCCAAGAGAAGCAGAACACCATATGCACCTGCCACGCGGGGTTCTTTCTAAGAGAGCATGAATGCGTCTCTTGTGTGAA CTGTAAGAAAAACACAGAGTGCGGGAAGTTGTGCCTACCCCCCGTGGAAACAGTCAAGGTCCCCCAGGACCCAG GCTCCACGGTGCTGTTGCCCCTGGTGATCCTCTTTGGTATTTGCGTTTTATCCTTCTCCATCGGTTTAATGTGTCGCTACCAACGGCAGAAGCCCAGGCTCTTCTCCATTG tttgtgGGAAACCAACACCGACGAAAGAG GGGGAGCCTGAGTCCCGGGCCTCAGTTCCGGGCTTCAGTCCCACCACGGGCTTCAGTCCCGTCCCCaaccccacctgcacccccaggtCCATCCTCACCCCCAGTCCCACCTTCACCCCTACTGACTGGCCTAACGGCAGGGCTGCACCAGTCTCCAGAGAGATGGCCCCACCGTGCCAGGGGGCTGGCCCCATCCTCACCTCGGCTCcagcctccacccccatccccacccctgttCAGAAGTGGGAGGACGGCACCGCCGCTCCGCGCACAGAAG cgGACCCCGCGGACCCCGCGACGCTGTATGCGGTGGTGGACGGCGTGCCCCCGTCGCGCTGGAAGGAGTTCGTGCGGCGGCTGGGGCTGAGCGAGCACGAGATCGAGCGGCTGGAGCTGCAGAACGGGCGCTGCCTGCGGGAGGCGCACTACAGCATGCTGGCGGCCTGGCGGCGGCGCACCCCGCGGCGCGAGGCCACGCTGGAGCTGCTGGGCCGCGTGCTCCGCGAGATGGAGCTGCTCGGCTGCCTGGAGGACATCGAGGAGGCGCTGTGTGCCCCCGCCGCCCTCTCGCCGGCGCCCCGCCTCCCTCGATGA
- the TNFRSF1A gene encoding tumor necrosis factor receptor superfamily member 1A isoform X2 produces MDWWVLLALLLEIYPISVTALVPHPRNRVKRAILCPQGKYIHPQNDSICCTKCHKGTYLYNDCPGPGLDTDCRECENGTFTASENHLRQCLSCSKCRKEMNQVEISPCTVYQDTVCGCRKNQYRFYWSETLFQCSNCSLCLNGTVQISCQEKQNTICTCHAGFFLREHECVSCVNCKKNTECGKLCLPPVETVKVPQDPGSTVLLPLVILFGICVLSFSIGLMCRYQRQKPRLFSIVCGKPTPTKEGEPESRASVPGFSPTTGFSPVPNPTCTPRSILTPSPTFTPTDWPNGRAAPVSREMAPPCQGAGPILTSAPASTPIPTPVQKWEDGTAAPRTEADPADPATLYAVVDGVPPSRWKEFVRRLGLSEHEIERLELQNGRCLREAHYSMLAAWRRRTPRREATLELLGRVLREMELLGCLEDIEEALCAPAALSPAPRLPR; encoded by the exons GTGCTCCTGGCTCTGTTGTTGGAAATATACCCCATAAGCGTTACTGCACTTGTTCCTCACCCCCGGAACAGGGTGAAGAGAGCTATTCTGTGTCCCCAGGGAAAATATATTCACCCTCAAAACGATTCCATTTGCTGTACGAAGTGCCACAAAG GGACCTACCTGTACAATGACTGTCCAGGCCCAGGGCTGGACACAGACTGCAGGGAATGTGAAAACGGAACTTTTACAGCTTCAGAGAACCACCTCAGACAATGTCTTAGCTGCTCCAAATGCCGAAAAG AAATGAACCAGGTGGAGATTTCTCCTTGTACTGTGTACCAGGACACGGTGTGTGGCTGCAGGAAGAACCAGTACCGGTTTTATTGGAGTGAAACCCTTTTCCAGTGCAGTAACTGCAGCCTCTGCCTCAATGGCACGGTGCAGATCTCCT GCCAAGAGAAGCAGAACACCATATGCACCTGCCACGCGGGGTTCTTTCTAAGAGAGCATGAATGCGTCTCTTGTGTGAA CTGTAAGAAAAACACAGAGTGCGGGAAGTTGTGCCTACCCCCCGTGGAAACAGTCAAGGTCCCCCAGGACCCAG GCTCCACGGTGCTGTTGCCCCTGGTGATCCTCTTTGGTATTTGCGTTTTATCCTTCTCCATCGGTTTAATGTGTCGCTACCAACGGCAGAAGCCCAGGCTCTTCTCCATTG tttgtgGGAAACCAACACCGACGAAAGAG GGGGAGCCTGAGTCCCGGGCCTCAGTTCCGGGCTTCAGTCCCACCACGGGCTTCAGTCCCGTCCCCaaccccacctgcacccccaggtCCATCCTCACCCCCAGTCCCACCTTCACCCCTACTGACTGGCCTAACGGCAGGGCTGCACCAGTCTCCAGAGAGATGGCCCCACCGTGCCAGGGGGCTGGCCCCATCCTCACCTCGGCTCcagcctccacccccatccccacccctgttCAGAAGTGGGAGGACGGCACCGCCGCTCCGCGCACAGAAG cgGACCCCGCGGACCCCGCGACGCTGTATGCGGTGGTGGACGGCGTGCCCCCGTCGCGCTGGAAGGAGTTCGTGCGGCGGCTGGGGCTGAGCGAGCACGAGATCGAGCGGCTGGAGCTGCAGAACGGGCGCTGCCTGCGGGAGGCGCACTACAGCATGCTGGCGGCCTGGCGGCGGCGCACCCCGCGGCGCGAGGCCACGCTGGAGCTGCTGGGCCGCGTGCTCCGCGAGATGGAGCTGCTCGGCTGCCTGGAGGACATCGAGGAGGCGCTGTGTGCCCCCGCCGCCCTCTCGCCGGCGCCCCGCCTCCCTCGATGA
- the PLEKHG6 gene encoding pleckstrin homology domain-containing family G member 6 isoform X2, translated as MSRELCHQQEAIWELLTTELTYVRKLKIMTDLLVSGLLNLQRVELLTEVSAETLFGNIPSLIRVHKSFWEEVLGPTLEETRTSGRPLDPVSLQNGFLTFSQRFQPYVQYCLQVKRTMAYARKQQDNNPLFHAFVQWCEKHKRSGRQMLGDLLIKPHQRITKYPLLLQAVLKRSPEAHAREALNTMIAAVESFLRHINQQVRQGEEQESLVAAAQRIGPYEVLEPSSEEVEKNLRPFCTLDLMSPMLGVASEHIRQLLLEGPVRVKEGREGKLDVYLFLFSDVLLVTKPQRKADRAKVIRPPLMLEKLVCQPLRDPNSFLVIHLTDFQCVSSAFIVHCPSATDCAQWLKKTQQAQATLQKLKAEEYVQQKRELLALYRDQDQDQDQESSGTRPSSPSPPSPEGSQSSAEGRTPEFSTIIPQLVVTEDTDEDSPSVPDDTSDSGYGTLISGSPKGPHYVSRLRPQALRRDPRLTFSTLDLRDVPLRPRPANPQAPQRRSAPELPRQVIRRGSSLPRGDTPTWSEEEDGTSVGGNVVVETLHRAQLWGQHPPSPTHTDSAGESPWESSGDEEEVSHFVGPDCTPSPRPLRAEDMLREIREELASQRIEGLQEPGNSRPRKLTRGQLQRMRGPYIIQLDTPLSTSEV; from the exons ATGAGCCGGGAGCTTTGCCACCAACAGGAAGCCATTTGGGAACTGCTGACCACCGAGCTGACCTACGTGCGGAAGCTCAAGATCATGACCGAT ctccttGTCTCCGGCCTGCTGAACTTGCAGCGAGTGGAACTGCTAACCGAG GTGTCAGCTGAGACCTTGTTTGGAAATATCCCCAGCCTGATTCGAGTCCACAAGAGCTTTTGGGAGGAGGTGCTGGGGCCCACCCTGGAGGAAACTCGAACCTCAGGCCGGCCTCTGGACCCTGTCAGCCTGCAAAATGGCTTCTTGACG TTCAGCCAGCGGTTCCAGCCCTATGTCCAATACTGCCTACAAGTGAAGCGGACCATGGCATACGCCCGGAAGCAGCAAGACAATAATCCTCTCTTCCATGCCTTTGTGCAG TGGTGTGAGAAGCACAAGCGCTCCGGAAGGCAGATGCTGGGTGACCTGCTCATCAAGCCCCACCAGCGCATCACCAAGTACCCCCTGCTGCTCCAGGCTGTGCTTAAGAGGAGTCCTGAGGCACATGCCCGAGAGGCCCTGAACACCATG ATTGCTGCTGTGGAGTCATTCCTGCGACACATCAATCAACAGGTTCGCCAGGGCGAAGAGCAGGAGAGCCTGGTGGCCGCAGCCCAGCGCATCGGACCCTATGAAGTGCTGGAGCCGTCCagtgaggaggtggagaag AACCTGCGTCCATTCTGCACCCTGGACCTGATGTCACCCATGCTAGGAGTTGCTTCTGAGCACATCAGGCAGCTGCTGCTGGAGGGACCCGTGCGAGTGAAGGAGGGGCGAGAAGGGAAG CTGGACGTgtacctcttcctcttctctgatgTGCTCCTGGTGACCAAACCCCAGCGCAAGGCAGACAGAGCCAAGGTTATTCGCCCCCCACTCATGCTGGAGAAGCTTGTGTGCCAACCACTACGAGACCCTA ACAGCTTCCTGGTGATCCATCTCACTGACTTCCAGTGTGTCTCCAGTGCCTTCATTGTGCACTGCCCCAGTGCTACAGACTGTGCCCAATGGCTAAAGAAGACCCAGCAGGCCCAG GCCACGCTGcaaaagctgaaggcagaggagTATGTCCAACAGAAGAGGGAGCTCCTGGCTCTCTATCgggaccaggaccaggaccaggaccaggagTCCTCAGGCACCAGGCCCTCCTCGCCTTCCCCGCCTTCCCCGGAGGGCTCTCAGAGCAGCGCAGAGGGGAG GACTCCTGAGTTTTCAACCATCATCCCCCAACTGGTGGTGACAGAAGACACAGATGAAGACTCTCCCTCGGTCCCAGATGATACCTCAGACTCTGGCTACggcaccctgatctcaggctCCCCCAAGGGGCCCCACTATGTGAGCCGTCTACGCCCACAGGCCCTTCGGCGTGACCCTCGCCTCACCTTCTCCACCCTGGACCTCCGAGATGTTCCTTTGCGCCCTCGGCCTGCCAACCCCCAAGCTCCCCAACGCCGAAGCGCCCCTGAACTGCCAAGGCAAGTTATCCGAAGAGGAAGCAGCCTTCCCAGGGGAGATACACCAACCTGGTCTGAAGAAGAAGATGGGACCTCAGTGGGCGGGAATGTGGTAGTGGAAACCTTGCATAGGGCGCAACTCTGGGGACAGCACCCTCCATCCCCAACCCACACTGACTCTGCTGGGGAAAGCCCCTGGGAGTCCTCAGGGGATGAGGAAGAAGTGTCCCACTTTGTGGGACCTgactgcaccccctccccccgccctctccGGGCTGAGGATATGCTCAGAGAGATCCGGGAAGAACTGGCCAGCCAAAGGATTGAGGGCCTCCAGGAGCCTGGGAACAGCAGGCCTCGGAAGCTGACCCGAGGCCAACTGCAGAGGATGCGTGGGCCCTACATCATACAACTGGACACCCCCCTGTCCACATC AGAGGTGTGA